In Microbacterium galbinum, a single window of DNA contains:
- a CDS encoding 3-hydroxyacyl-CoA dehydrogenase NAD-binding domain-containing protein, whose protein sequence is MAGMANTISEQYANVDFAPIRALTDGEVITQSPVRDIRLASGKVLALITLDNGRDHTRPNTLGPATLTQLGETLDALTARAAAGEIQAVGITGKQYILAAGADLSDIGKVGSRDNARLIAQLGHKVLGKFGELGVPSFAFVNGLALGGGLEIALNSTYRTVDSSAAAVALPEVFLGIIPGWGGAYLLPNLIGIENALEVVISNPLKQNRMLKPQQAFDLGIFDAIFPAANYLENSLAWADAVLGGKKVERKNEPGKLERLTKWPIAIKMARGMLESKIGTVPRSPYAALDLLDKAKSGTKAEGFAREDEALADLVTGDQFAASMYAFDLVQKRAKRPVGAPDKALAKKVTKVGIIGAGLMASQFALLFVRKLQVPVLITDLDQARVDKGVAYIHEEIGKLEAKGRLDADSANKLRALVTGTTDKSLYADCDFVIEAVFEEVGVKQQVFGEIEKIIAEDAILATNTSSLSVAEIGAKLEHPERLVGFHFFNPVAVMPLIEIVKTPSTSDAALSTAFVVARNLGKNAVLTADAPGFVVNRLLAKVMGEAARAVYEGTPIVDVEKAFGPLGLPMGPFQLIDLVGWKVAAHVQDTMATAFPERFYANENFHALAELDAIVEKDKGGRVTGWTKQAEKLLKPAVGSTPASAATILQRVQDGLADEIKRMLDEGVVPEVEDIDLCLILGAGWPFIDGGASPYLDREGASDRAFGGSFHTPQIRGVENR, encoded by the coding sequence ATGGCAGGCATGGCGAACACGATCTCCGAACAGTACGCGAACGTCGACTTCGCACCGATCCGGGCGCTCACCGACGGCGAGGTGATCACGCAGTCGCCCGTCCGCGACATCCGCCTGGCGTCGGGAAAGGTGCTCGCGCTCATCACGCTCGACAACGGTCGCGACCACACCCGCCCGAACACCCTCGGGCCCGCGACGCTCACGCAGCTCGGCGAGACGCTCGACGCTCTCACCGCGCGAGCGGCTGCCGGAGAGATCCAGGCGGTCGGTATCACGGGCAAGCAGTACATCCTCGCCGCGGGCGCGGATCTCTCCGACATCGGCAAGGTCGGATCGCGCGACAACGCCCGCCTCATCGCGCAGCTCGGCCACAAGGTGCTGGGCAAGTTCGGCGAGCTCGGCGTGCCCTCGTTCGCCTTCGTGAACGGTCTCGCGCTGGGAGGCGGACTCGAGATCGCGTTGAACTCGACCTACCGCACGGTCGACTCCTCTGCCGCGGCGGTCGCGCTGCCCGAGGTCTTCCTCGGCATCATCCCCGGCTGGGGTGGCGCCTACCTGCTGCCGAACCTGATCGGCATCGAGAACGCGCTCGAGGTCGTCATCTCGAACCCGCTCAAGCAGAATCGGATGCTCAAGCCGCAGCAGGCGTTCGATCTCGGCATCTTCGACGCGATCTTCCCCGCGGCGAACTACCTCGAGAATTCACTGGCCTGGGCCGATGCGGTCCTCGGCGGCAAGAAGGTCGAGCGGAAGAACGAGCCCGGCAAGCTCGAGCGGCTCACCAAGTGGCCGATCGCGATCAAGATGGCGCGCGGCATGCTCGAGTCCAAGATCGGCACCGTGCCGAGGTCGCCCTATGCGGCGCTCGACCTGCTCGACAAGGCCAAGAGCGGCACCAAGGCCGAGGGGTTCGCCCGTGAGGACGAGGCCCTCGCCGATCTCGTCACGGGTGACCAGTTCGCGGCATCCATGTACGCGTTCGACCTCGTTCAGAAGCGTGCGAAGCGCCCCGTCGGCGCGCCGGACAAGGCCCTCGCCAAGAAGGTCACCAAGGTCGGCATCATCGGGGCCGGCCTCATGGCCAGCCAGTTCGCCCTGCTGTTCGTGCGCAAACTTCAGGTGCCGGTGCTCATCACCGACCTGGACCAGGCGCGCGTCGACAAGGGCGTGGCGTACATCCACGAGGAGATCGGCAAGCTCGAGGCCAAGGGCCGCCTCGACGCGGACTCCGCGAACAAGCTGCGCGCGCTGGTCACCGGCACCACCGACAAGAGCCTCTACGCGGACTGCGATTTCGTGATCGAGGCCGTGTTCGAAGAGGTCGGCGTCAAGCAGCAGGTGTTCGGCGAGATCGAGAAGATCATCGCCGAGGACGCGATCCTGGCGACGAACACCTCGTCGCTGTCGGTCGCGGAGATCGGCGCGAAGCTGGAGCACCCGGAGCGTCTCGTCGGCTTCCACTTCTTCAACCCGGTCGCGGTCATGCCGCTGATCGAGATCGTGAAGACGCCGAGCACGTCGGATGCCGCGCTGTCGACGGCCTTCGTCGTCGCTCGCAATCTCGGCAAGAACGCGGTGCTCACCGCCGACGCTCCCGGATTCGTCGTGAACCGCCTGCTGGCGAAGGTCATGGGGGAAGCGGCCCGCGCCGTGTACGAGGGCACCCCGATCGTCGACGTCGAGAAGGCGTTCGGTCCGCTCGGCCTGCCGATGGGTCCGTTCCAGTTGATCGACCTCGTCGGCTGGAAGGTCGCCGCGCACGTCCAGGACACGATGGCGACGGCGTTCCCCGAGCGTTTCTACGCGAACGAGAACTTCCACGCCCTCGCAGAACTGGACGCGATCGTCGAGAAGGACAAGGGCGGCCGGGTCACCGGGTGGACGAAGCAGGCCGAGAAACTGCTGAAGCCCGCCGTGGGTTCCACGCCGGCATCGGCCGCGACGATCCTGCAGCGCGTGCAGGACGGCCTGGCCGACGAGATCAAGCGGATGCTCGACGAGGGCGTCGTCCCGGAGGTGGAGGACATCGATCTCTGCCTGATCCTCGGCGCGGGCTGGCCGTTCATCGACGGCGGCGCCTCGCCGTACCTCGACCGGGAGGGCGCGTCGGATCGTGCCTTCGGAGGATCGTTCCACACCCCGCAGATCCGGGGCGTCGAGAACCGCTGA
- a CDS encoding SPFH domain-containing protein, translating to MDMLLSMLGGKGLSGLLKTGTAILTILLVVPALLKIFIVTVDEGWAAIRTRNGKPIIRNRPQRRPSSRGGAVGEVVVLHPGSHGAFPLFYWYRLVDVRCRATDLPAREMTGAKGHQHRVHASFEWRPIPTGRDLRVFELDVVNVKERASNIVGAALRDVIRGFDGAELPHNDEINTRVIAASADEVRRACGVELVRVMVTGDALTDGYLLSTALRDTDRDAQAVAALHALN from the coding sequence ATGGACATGCTCCTCTCGATGCTGGGTGGCAAGGGACTCTCGGGTCTGCTCAAGACCGGGACCGCGATCCTCACGATCCTGCTGGTCGTTCCGGCGCTCCTGAAGATCTTCATCGTGACGGTGGACGAGGGCTGGGCAGCGATCCGCACCCGCAACGGCAAGCCGATCATCCGGAACCGCCCGCAGCGGCGTCCGAGCAGTCGCGGCGGTGCTGTCGGCGAAGTGGTCGTGCTCCATCCCGGGTCGCACGGCGCGTTCCCGCTGTTCTACTGGTACAGGCTCGTCGACGTGCGTTGCCGCGCGACCGACCTGCCCGCCCGCGAGATGACGGGAGCGAAGGGGCACCAACATCGCGTCCACGCGTCGTTCGAGTGGAGACCGATCCCCACCGGCCGCGATCTCCGGGTGTTCGAGCTCGACGTCGTGAACGTGAAGGAGCGCGCGTCGAACATCGTCGGCGCAGCCTTGCGTGACGTGATCCGCGGCTTCGACGGTGCGGAGCTCCCGCACAACGACGAGATCAACACCCGAGTCATCGCCGCGAGTGCTGACGAGGTACGGCGAGCCTGCGGCGTCGAGCTCGTGCGCGTCATGGTCACCGGCGATGCGCTCACCGACGGCTACCTGCTGTCGACGGCGCTCCGCGACACCGATCGCGACGCGCAGGCGGTCGCCGCGCTCCACGCGCTCAACTGA
- a CDS encoding alpha/beta hydrolase family protein, which produces MKSLRHAVALLLPVLLALGAASALLVLSIARRVVMPTRSGPNTKILAVDTGAQTIELARTLDTELPGRYGLYTTGTYGYVKLGAVLSADSTTVRRKLLTQIEPGARVDRDAGFSGWYYSAPSELHLPWSNVLIGSPAGPCPAWFFPAASSTWVIQVHGRGTTRAECLRAVPVLHAAGLPNLVVSYRNDGEAPRSRGGAYALGAAEWRDVDAAIAYALRHGAERVILMGWSMGGAVSLQTAVNSGNRDRIAGLILESPVVDWRTVLRYQAREAGLRAPLPALAMGALSLPMTARLSGAEDAIAFDRLDMVARAEELAAPTLILHSDDDGFVPADASHALRDARPDLVTMPVFSGARHTKIWNYDETGWTAAIRDWLAAQGFSASA; this is translated from the coding sequence ATGAAGAGTCTCAGGCACGCCGTTGCACTCCTTCTCCCTGTCCTGCTCGCACTCGGAGCGGCGTCCGCGCTGCTCGTGCTGAGCATCGCCCGCCGGGTCGTAATGCCCACCCGGAGCGGACCCAACACGAAGATCCTCGCGGTCGACACGGGCGCGCAGACCATCGAGCTCGCTCGCACGCTCGACACCGAGCTTCCCGGGCGTTACGGGCTCTACACGACGGGAACGTACGGATACGTCAAGCTGGGTGCGGTGCTGAGCGCCGACAGCACGACCGTGCGGCGCAAGCTCCTCACCCAGATCGAGCCGGGTGCGCGCGTCGATCGCGACGCCGGTTTCAGCGGCTGGTACTACTCGGCCCCGTCGGAGCTGCATCTGCCCTGGAGCAACGTCCTCATCGGTTCGCCCGCCGGACCCTGCCCTGCGTGGTTCTTCCCCGCGGCGTCGAGCACCTGGGTCATTCAGGTGCACGGACGTGGAACGACCAGGGCCGAGTGCCTGCGTGCGGTGCCCGTCCTCCACGCCGCAGGGCTGCCGAACCTCGTGGTCTCGTATCGCAACGACGGCGAGGCCCCGCGAAGCCGCGGCGGAGCGTATGCCCTCGGAGCCGCGGAATGGCGTGACGTGGATGCCGCGATCGCCTACGCCCTCCGGCACGGAGCCGAGCGGGTGATTCTGATGGGCTGGTCGATGGGCGGTGCCGTCTCGCTGCAGACGGCCGTGAACTCCGGCAACCGCGACCGCATCGCCGGGCTCATCCTCGAGTCGCCGGTGGTCGACTGGCGCACCGTACTGCGTTATCAGGCACGAGAGGCGGGGCTCCGCGCACCGCTTCCGGCATTGGCGATGGGGGCGCTGTCCCTTCCGATGACCGCGCGACTGAGCGGGGCGGAGGACGCGATAGCGTTCGACCGCCTCGACATGGTCGCTCGCGCCGAGGAGCTCGCCGCCCCCACGCTCATCCTGCACAGCGACGACGACGGCTTCGTGCCGGCGGACGCCTCGCATGCCCTGCGGGATGCGCGCCCGGACCTCGTCACGATGCCGGTCTTCTCGGGGGCACGCCACACCAAGATCTGGAACTACGACGAGACCGGGTGGACCGCAGCGATCCGCGACTGGCTCGCGGCGCAGGGATTCAGCGCTTCTGCCTGA
- a CDS encoding ribonuclease D codes for MTEYSVISDAEEFRAACAVLANGTGPVAVDVERASGFRYSQRAYLVQVFRRDAGVFLFDPPAIGDLTPLNAAIGDVEWVFHAASQDLPSLRELDLDPHTIFDTELASRLLGHERVGLAAVVEHTLGITLKKEHSAADWSTRPLPDSWLEYAALDVLHLIDVRDALALELEEQEKTAFAAEEFAATLSRAPKPPREDPWRRLSGLHQVRGARNLAVARSLWQAREAYAQAQDVSPGRLIPDRSLVAAVMANPQSKQALAGIKEFQGRASRTQLDRWWQAIVDGRATEELPRERVPSDALPPPRAWADRNPEADARLKAARPVVEAIAEELHMPTENLLTPEYLRRVAWAPAGDTPEAIGGALTALGARTWQVEQTAQKIAAAFVEAAQQPDEAPATAS; via the coding sequence GTGACTGAATACTCCGTGATCTCGGATGCCGAGGAGTTCCGCGCCGCCTGCGCCGTGCTCGCGAACGGCACCGGACCGGTCGCCGTCGATGTCGAGCGCGCCTCCGGCTTCCGTTACTCCCAGCGCGCCTACCTCGTACAGGTCTTCCGCCGCGACGCCGGCGTGTTCCTTTTCGACCCGCCCGCCATCGGCGACCTCACGCCGCTGAACGCGGCGATCGGCGACGTCGAATGGGTCTTCCACGCCGCGAGTCAGGATCTCCCCTCGCTGCGCGAGCTCGACCTCGACCCGCACACGATCTTCGACACCGAGCTCGCCTCGCGCCTGCTCGGGCACGAGCGCGTGGGTCTCGCCGCCGTCGTCGAGCACACGCTCGGCATCACGCTGAAGAAGGAGCACTCGGCCGCGGACTGGTCGACGCGCCCCCTGCCGGATTCCTGGCTCGAGTACGCGGCCCTCGACGTGCTGCACCTGATCGACGTGCGCGATGCGCTCGCCCTCGAACTCGAGGAGCAGGAGAAGACTGCATTCGCCGCCGAGGAGTTCGCGGCGACCCTGAGTCGCGCACCCAAGCCGCCCCGCGAAGACCCCTGGCGCCGTCTGAGCGGACTGCACCAGGTGCGCGGTGCCCGCAATCTCGCCGTGGCGCGCTCCCTCTGGCAGGCACGCGAAGCATATGCGCAGGCCCAGGACGTCTCCCCCGGACGCCTCATCCCCGACCGTTCGCTGGTGGCGGCGGTCATGGCGAATCCGCAGAGCAAGCAGGCGCTCGCCGGTATCAAGGAGTTCCAGGGGCGCGCGAGCCGCACGCAGCTCGACCGCTGGTGGCAGGCCATCGTCGACGGACGGGCGACCGAGGAGCTGCCGCGCGAACGGGTTCCGAGCGACGCTTTGCCGCCCCCGCGCGCCTGGGCGGATCGCAACCCCGAGGCCGATGCACGCCTGAAAGCCGCGCGCCCCGTGGTCGAGGCGATCGCCGAGGAACTGCACATGCCGACGGAGAACCTGTTGACGCCCGAGTACCTCCGACGCGTCGCGTGGGCGCCCGCGGGAGACACCCCGGAAGCCATCGGCGGCGCACTGACGGCGCTGGGCGCGCGCACCTGGCAGGTTGAACAAACCGCACAGAAGATCGCCGCCGCTTTTGTAGAAGCAGCGCAACAGCCCGACGAGGCTCCCGCCACGGCTTCGTAG
- a CDS encoding sulfurtransferase, with protein MTIEFDTSSAKFAEYSEPGRLVTTEWLAAHLGEPGLVVVESDEDVLLYETGHIPGAVKVDWHTELNDPVVRDYVDGEGFAELLSRKGIARDDTVVIYGDKNNWWAAYALWVFSLFGHEDVRLLDGGRDRWISEGREITREATNRPAVEYPIVERDDTLLRAYKEDVLAHIGKPLIDVRSPEEYSGERTTAPAYPEEGTLRAGHIPTAQSVPWAKAVAEDGGFKSRAELDAIYRDGAGLADGDEVVAYCRIGERSSHTWFVLKHLLGFENVRNYDGSWTEWGSAVRVPIVTGSEPGAL; from the coding sequence GTGACCATCGAGTTCGACACGTCGTCCGCAAAGTTCGCCGAGTACTCCGAGCCCGGCCGGCTCGTCACCACGGAGTGGCTCGCCGCTCACCTGGGAGAGCCGGGGCTGGTCGTGGTGGAGTCCGACGAGGACGTGCTCCTGTACGAGACCGGACACATCCCCGGCGCGGTGAAGGTCGATTGGCACACCGAACTCAACGACCCGGTCGTGCGCGACTACGTCGACGGCGAGGGTTTCGCCGAGCTGCTGAGCCGCAAGGGCATCGCCCGTGACGACACGGTGGTCATCTACGGCGACAAGAACAACTGGTGGGCGGCGTACGCACTGTGGGTGTTCTCGCTGTTCGGTCACGAGGACGTCCGTCTGCTCGACGGCGGCCGCGACCGCTGGATCTCCGAGGGCCGCGAGATCACGCGCGAGGCCACGAACCGCCCCGCGGTCGAGTACCCGATCGTCGAGCGCGACGACACGCTCCTTCGCGCCTACAAGGAGGACGTGCTCGCCCACATCGGCAAGCCGCTCATCGACGTGCGCTCGCCCGAGGAGTACAGCGGGGAGCGCACGACCGCCCCCGCCTACCCCGAGGAGGGCACTCTGCGCGCCGGCCACATCCCCACCGCGCAGAGTGTGCCGTGGGCGAAGGCGGTCGCGGAGGACGGCGGGTTCAAGTCCCGCGCCGAACTCGACGCCATCTACCGCGACGGCGCCGGTCTCGCCGATGGCGACGAGGTCGTCGCGTACTGCCGCATCGGTGAGCGGTCCAGCCACACGTGGTTCGTCCTCAAGCACCTCCTCGGCTTCGAGAACGTGCGCAACTACGACGGCTCGTGGACCGAGTGGGGCAGCGCGGTGCGCGTTCCGATCGTGACCGGCTCGGAGCCCGGAGCGCTCTGA
- a CDS encoding thiolase family protein: MAEISDVFFVDGVRTPFGRAGEKGMYWNTRADDLAVKATIGLMERNQAVPADRIDDVAIAATSQTGDQGLTLGRSVAILAGLPQTVPGLAVERMCAGAMTSVTTMGASIGVGMYDLALAGGVEHMGHHPIGGNADPNPRFVAEKMVDPGALNMGVTAERIFDRFPHLTKERSDRFGMLSQHKVQAAYDAGKIQPDLVSVAIKDAEGAWGLATEDEGRRPQTTMEDLAALKTPFRPHGRVTAGTSSPLTDGATMSLLAGGGAVKELGLAPKMRMVSFAFAGVQPEIMGIGPIPSTEKALKKAGLSISDIGLFELNEAFAIQVISLLDHFGIADDDPRVNQWGGAIALGHPLAASGVRLMIQLAAQFAERPDVRYGLTAMCVGLGQGGSVIWENPHYDGKKRK; the protein is encoded by the coding sequence GTGGCCGAGATCTCGGACGTCTTCTTCGTCGATGGAGTGCGCACCCCCTTCGGGCGCGCCGGCGAAAAGGGCATGTACTGGAACACCCGCGCAGACGACCTCGCCGTGAAGGCGACCATCGGTCTCATGGAGCGGAATCAGGCCGTCCCGGCCGACCGCATCGACGACGTCGCGATCGCCGCGACCTCGCAGACCGGGGATCAGGGACTCACGCTCGGTCGATCCGTGGCGATCCTCGCCGGACTCCCCCAGACCGTTCCCGGCCTCGCGGTCGAGCGGATGTGCGCGGGAGCGATGACGAGCGTGACGACCATGGGCGCCTCGATCGGGGTGGGCATGTACGACCTGGCCCTCGCCGGTGGCGTGGAGCACATGGGTCATCACCCGATCGGCGGCAACGCCGACCCGAACCCGCGATTCGTCGCCGAGAAGATGGTCGACCCCGGAGCGCTCAACATGGGCGTCACCGCCGAGCGCATCTTCGATCGCTTCCCGCACCTCACCAAGGAGCGCTCCGACCGGTTCGGCATGCTCAGCCAGCACAAGGTGCAGGCCGCCTACGACGCGGGCAAGATCCAGCCCGACCTCGTCTCGGTGGCGATCAAGGATGCCGAGGGCGCCTGGGGACTCGCGACCGAGGACGAGGGGCGCCGCCCCCAGACCACGATGGAGGATCTGGCCGCTCTGAAGACGCCGTTCCGCCCGCACGGTCGCGTCACCGCCGGCACCTCCTCGCCCCTCACCGACGGCGCGACGATGTCGCTGCTCGCCGGTGGCGGCGCGGTCAAGGAACTGGGTCTCGCCCCGAAGATGCGCATGGTCTCGTTCGCGTTCGCGGGCGTCCAGCCCGAGATCATGGGTATCGGTCCGATCCCGTCGACCGAGAAGGCGCTGAAGAAGGCCGGCCTGTCGATCTCCGACATCGGGCTCTTCGAGCTCAACGAGGCGTTCGCCATCCAGGTCATCTCGTTGCTCGATCACTTCGGCATCGCGGACGACGACCCCCGCGTCAACCAGTGGGGCGGGGCCATCGCGCTCGGCCACCCGCTCGCAGCCTCCGGTGTGCGCCTGATGATCCAGCTCGCGGCCCAGTTCGCCGAGCGCCCCGACGTCCGCTACGGCCTGACCGCGATGTGCGTCGGCCTCGGACAGGGCGGTTCGGTCATCTGGGAGAACCCGCACTACGACGGCAAGAAGCGGAAGTGA
- the dxs gene encoding 1-deoxy-D-xylulose-5-phosphate synthase: protein MPILPSISGPRDLDGLSAEQLADLAQEIRDFLVENVSRTGGHLGPNLGVVELTIALHRTFSSPDDPFIFDTGHQSYVHKLLTGRQDFSGLRVRGGLAGYPQRGESPHDVVESSHASSSLSWADGVSRALTATGRADRHVVAVVGDGSLTGGMTWEALNNISDDNDRNLVIVVNDNGRSYAPTIGGMSRFLNRVRTAAAYKDLHHKSDRLFRAFGPVGRAVFRGVRGGTHGFLSRFTNNEALYSNLDIKYLGPVDGHDLPALLETLELAKSYGAPVIVHAITEKGRGYQPARDDDADQFHAVGKIDPATGETLSSGGRGWTDVFSDALVDIGSRREDVIGITAAMLRPTGLAPFAERFPERVYDVGIAEQHAVASAAGLAYGGLHPVVAVYATFMGRAFDQVLMDVALHRAGVTFVLDRAGVTGPDGPSHHGMWDLAMLQIVPHIRIAAPRDGVRLTEALEEAVLVDDAPTVIRFPKGEVAAELPALDRLHDGVDVLARGESEDVLIVAIGPFAAMAMDVAERLRAQGIGATVIDPRWAIPVQPSIVALAARHRLVITMEDGIRVGGIGTRVRQVLREAGIDTAVDELGLPDEFLDHASREQILADAGLTASKIAQDVVAQVLGTRIPVARSAGETGTIDLPLHEKR from the coding sequence ATGCCCATTCTTCCGAGCATCTCAGGACCCAGGGACCTCGACGGTCTGAGCGCCGAGCAGTTGGCCGATCTGGCGCAGGAGATCCGCGATTTCCTCGTCGAGAACGTCTCCCGCACGGGCGGGCATCTCGGTCCGAACCTCGGCGTCGTCGAGCTGACGATCGCGCTGCACCGCACGTTCTCCTCGCCGGACGATCCGTTCATCTTCGACACCGGACACCAGTCGTACGTGCACAAGCTGCTCACCGGGCGCCAGGACTTCTCGGGTCTCCGCGTGCGCGGCGGTCTCGCCGGCTATCCGCAACGCGGAGAGAGCCCGCACGACGTCGTGGAGTCCTCGCACGCGTCCAGTTCGCTGAGCTGGGCGGACGGCGTCTCCCGCGCCCTCACGGCCACCGGACGCGCCGACCGCCATGTGGTGGCGGTCGTCGGCGACGGGTCGCTCACAGGGGGCATGACCTGGGAAGCGCTCAACAACATCTCCGACGACAACGACCGCAACCTCGTGATCGTCGTCAACGACAACGGGCGCTCCTACGCCCCGACCATCGGCGGCATGTCGCGCTTCCTCAACCGCGTGCGCACCGCCGCCGCGTACAAGGACCTGCACCACAAGTCCGATCGGCTCTTCCGCGCCTTCGGTCCCGTGGGGCGCGCCGTGTTCCGCGGAGTCCGCGGCGGAACGCACGGCTTCCTCTCGCGCTTCACGAACAACGAGGCCCTGTACTCGAACCTCGACATCAAGTACCTCGGGCCCGTCGATGGGCACGATCTCCCCGCCCTCCTCGAGACTCTCGAGCTCGCGAAGTCCTACGGCGCTCCGGTGATCGTTCATGCGATCACCGAGAAGGGGCGCGGCTATCAGCCGGCGCGCGACGACGACGCCGACCAGTTCCACGCCGTCGGCAAGATCGACCCCGCGACCGGCGAGACGCTCTCGTCGGGCGGTCGCGGATGGACGGATGTCTTCTCCGATGCGCTCGTCGACATCGGCTCGCGCCGCGAAGACGTCATCGGGATCACGGCCGCGATGCTCCGCCCCACCGGTCTGGCGCCGTTCGCCGAGCGATTCCCCGAGCGCGTGTACGACGTCGGTATCGCCGAGCAGCACGCCGTCGCGTCAGCGGCGGGTCTCGCATACGGGGGACTGCACCCCGTGGTCGCGGTGTACGCGACCTTCATGGGGCGTGCGTTCGACCAGGTGCTCATGGACGTCGCGCTGCACCGCGCAGGCGTGACGTTCGTGCTCGACCGTGCCGGGGTGACCGGTCCCGACGGACCCAGCCATCACGGCATGTGGGATCTGGCGATGCTGCAGATCGTGCCCCACATCCGTATCGCGGCTCCGCGCGACGGCGTCCGGCTCACGGAGGCGTTGGAAGAGGCCGTCCTGGTCGACGACGCGCCCACGGTCATCCGCTTCCCGAAGGGCGAGGTCGCCGCCGAACTGCCCGCGCTCGACCGCCTCCACGACGGCGTGGACGTGCTCGCGCGAGGCGAGAGCGAAGACGTGCTGATCGTGGCGATCGGCCCGTTCGCGGCGATGGCCATGGACGTGGCGGAGCGGTTGCGCGCCCAGGGGATCGGAGCCACGGTCATCGATCCGCGCTGGGCGATCCCGGTGCAGCCGTCGATCGTCGCCCTGGCGGCACGTCATCGTCTCGTCATCACGATGGAGGACGGCATCCGCGTCGGCGGGATCGGCACGCGCGTGCGTCAGGTGCTGCGCGAGGCAGGAATCGATACGGCGGTCGACGAGCTCGGTCTGCCCGACGAGTTCCTCGACCACGCGTCACGGGAGCAGATCCTGGCGGACGCCGGTCTCACCGCGTCGAAGATCGCGCAGGACGTCGTCGCGCAGGTGCTGGGAACACGTATCCCCGTCGCACGGAGCGCCGGGGAGACCGGCACGATCGACCTCCCGCTGCACGAGAAGCGCTGA
- a CDS encoding SufE family protein, translating into MSETHVPETLAEIRDAFLDTPESDRLLLLLEFADELPAVSEEVANHPEMCERVAECQSPVYIYVEIVDGRVVMHATAPPEAPTTRGFASILVQGITGLTPDEVLAIPEDYPQAIGLTKAVSPLRIGGMTGMLMRAKKQVRQKR; encoded by the coding sequence ATGAGCGAAACGCACGTTCCTGAGACCCTCGCCGAGATCCGAGACGCCTTCCTCGACACGCCCGAGAGCGATCGGCTGCTGCTCCTTCTGGAGTTCGCGGACGAGCTCCCCGCGGTGTCCGAGGAGGTCGCGAACCATCCGGAGATGTGCGAACGTGTCGCCGAGTGCCAGTCCCCCGTGTACATCTACGTCGAGATCGTCGATGGCCGCGTCGTCATGCACGCCACCGCACCGCCGGAGGCGCCGACGACTCGGGGGTTCGCGAGCATCCTCGTGCAGGGCATCACGGGGCTCACGCCCGACGAGGTGCTGGCGATCCCCGAGGACTACCCGCAGGCGATCGGTCTGACCAAGGCCGTCTCGCCCCTGCGCATCGGCGGTATGACGGGAATGCTCATGCGAGCGAAGAAGCAGGTCAGGCAGAAGCGCTGA
- a CDS encoding DUF3000 family protein — protein MTAPPDAGTLFENAAAELRETAFRDDITVREIPTPTGLAPFALALAADVRPDDDGDSVYGTGRFVLLHDPDEPAGWGGSWRIVIFAQAPLETEIGTDPLLADVTWSWLVDALDSREARYGAASGTSTKTLSKGFGGLALEGDGAQIELRASWTPQGPFRPHVEAWAELVGMLAGLPPGSEGIAVLGARKAVRD, from the coding sequence GTGACCGCACCCCCCGATGCCGGGACCCTCTTCGAGAACGCCGCCGCAGAACTGCGCGAGACGGCGTTCCGTGACGACATCACCGTGCGCGAGATTCCGACCCCGACCGGCCTCGCGCCCTTCGCTCTCGCGCTCGCCGCCGATGTCCGCCCCGACGACGACGGCGACTCCGTGTACGGAACGGGACGTTTCGTGCTGCTGCACGATCCGGACGAACCGGCGGGCTGGGGAGGATCGTGGCGGATCGTCATCTTCGCGCAGGCACCGCTCGAGACGGAGATCGGCACGGATCCGCTGCTCGCCGACGTCACCTGGTCGTGGCTCGTCGATGCCCTCGACTCCCGGGAGGCCCGGTACGGCGCAGCGTCGGGCACCTCCACCAAGACGCTGTCGAAGGGATTCGGGGGCCTCGCCCTCGAAGGGGACGGCGCACAGATAGAATTGCGGGCGTCCTGGACTCCGCAGGGCCCGTTCCGTCCGCACGTCGAGGCATGGGCCGAACTGGTCGGAATGCTGGCGGGTCTTCCGCCCGGTTCCGAGGGCATCGCCGTTCTCGGCGCGCGAAAGGCTGTACGTGACTGA